A region of Sesamum indicum cultivar Zhongzhi No. 13 linkage group LG7, S_indicum_v1.0, whole genome shotgun sequence DNA encodes the following proteins:
- the LOC105166614 gene encoding double-stranded RNA-binding protein 2, with protein MYKNQLQELAQRSCFNLPSYTCIREGPDHAPRFKAAVNFNGEMFESPNYCSTLRQAEHSAAEAALDALASRGPSNSLAARILDETGVYKNLLQEVSQRVGASLPAYTTFRTGLGHLPIFTCTVELAGVIFTGEPAKNKKQAEKNAAMAAWLSLKSLVQQSENPTLEKPSKDEQEHVTVARALQKYIIKARLARLPFPIKFPKLNPRPSNTQQSPTTTSKILPLICPKTVLRNRPVTSVNNSSFQKIVQTHQSQPTITTGNERQSLVDNLKGRPQKFPAAGAAPYIPVQHCNPHYRIAPPVTIRNAIPVFSAPPLPSAQPSVVIRPPALGMAPPVCVRQAVPLCAAPVRMDEPPIVHPAAKVEDPQLSRPRRDRAEELMVSRAAPGRLEEKPFPKLPVIPANEPLDRKSLPCCIAPTSEVAPDQLEQPSSEVSTVQVGSPFSKVSSSLLGSKGSAEETGIAVPDRLQESTGIEDLKELKI; from the exons ATGTACAAGAACCAGCTGCAGGAGCTGGCGCAGCGGAGCTGCTTCAATTTGCCGTCTTATACTTGCATCAGAGAAGGACCCGATCACGCGCCTCGATTCAAAGCCGCCGTCAATTTCAATGGGGAGATGTTTGAGAGTCCTAACTACTGCTCTACGCTCCGCCAGGCCGAGCACTCGGCTGCTGAGGCGGCGCTTGACGCCCTAGCTAGCCGTGGCCCATCCAACTCTCTCGCCGCCAGGATTTTG GATGAGACGGGTGTCTATAAAAATCTTTTGCAGGAGGTCTCGCAAAGAGTGGGAGCATCTTTGCCTGCTTATACAACTTTCAGAACAGGTCTCGGTCACCTTCCCATTTTTACCTGTACTGTAGAGTTAGCGGGTGTTATATTTACTGGTGAACCAGCAAAGAACAAGAAGCAAGCAGAAAAGAATGCAGCCATGGCAGCTTGGTTATCTTTGAAATCAT TAGTGCAACAATCTGAGAATCCAACATTAGAAAAGCCCAGCAAGGATGAGCAAGAGCATGTGACTGTAGCTCGTGCTCTGCAGAAGTATATAATAAAGGCAAGATTGGCAAGACTACcttttccaataaaatttcCTAAACTAAATCCGAGGCCATCAAATACACAGCAGTCTCCGACCACAACATCAAAAATTCTTCCTTTGATATGCCCGAAAACAGTTCTTCGTAATAGGCCTGTTACATCTGTAAATAACAGCTCTTTCCAAAAGATTGTTCAAACACACCAAAGCCAACCAACAATTACTACTGGAAATGAGAGGCAATCATTGGTGGACAACCTTAAAGGCCGACCACAGAAGTTCCCTGCAGCAGGAGCAGCGCCCTACATACCGGTCCAACACTGTAACCCACACTATCGAATTGCACCACCAGTGACAATAAGGAACGCTATTCCTGTTTTCTCTGCACCTCCACTTCCTTCAGCACAGCCTTCAGTAGTAATAAGGCCTCCAGCTCTGGGTATGGCTCCACCTGTGTGTGTGAGACAAGCTGTTCCTTTATGTGCTGCTCCTGTTCGAATGGACGAGCCACCCATAGTACACCCAGCTGCCAAAGTAGAAGATCCACAATTATCGAGACCTCGAAGAGATCGAGCAGAAGAGCTAATGGTTTCTAGAGCTGCACCAGGCAGACTAGAGGAGAAGCCATTTCCCAAGCTTCCTGTGATTCCAGCCAACGAACCTCTTGATCGTAAGTCATTGCCATGTTGCATAGCACCAACTTCTGAAGTTGCACCAGATCAACTTGAGCAACCATCATCTGAAGTCTCTACAGTTCAAGTCGGGTCGCCATTTTCTAAGGTTAGTAGTTCACTGCTCGGTTCAAAAGGATCTGCAGAAGAGACTGGGATTGCAGTGCCGGACAGGCTGCAGGAGTCGACAGGGATTGAAGACCTTAAAGAGCTAAAgatatga